The genomic interval GACCACCGGAGTCTCTCCGGAGGCGACCAGGTTTTTCAATATGACCAGAGGCAGATCGCCCTCTCCGGCCACAAGGGCCATTTTGCCTTTTTTCGAAGAGCCCCTCATCGGTTGGCCCTCAAGGTCAACAGTCCTCCGAAACCGAGAAACACCACATTGGCCAGCCAGGCAGCGACAAGAGGAGGAATGTGTCCGCTCTCTCCAAGAGCCCGGCCCATGGACATGACCACGTAGTAGGCGAAGACAATCAGGACGCTGAGTCCGAAACCGACTCCCATGCCGCCCCGCCTTTGAGGTCGGACTCCCAGAGCCGCTCCTATAAGGGCGAGCACCAGGCTGGCCCAAGGTATGGCTATGTGGAGATGATAGGACACCCATAAAGGGACCAGATTTGCCCCTTGGGCCTTCATTATCGCTATGTGTTCCCTCAGTTGAGACAGACTCATCTCATCTGGCTTAAGAGAGGAACGGGCCACCTGGGTAGGGGTTAAATCGAGGGGAAGCCTCTGCTCCTTGAAGCCGAACAGAAAACCCACCTTTCCCTCTTTATCCACGGAAAAGGCTTTCCCGTCCGAGAGGGTCCACACCCCGTCTCTCCAGTTTCCCTCGTCGGCTGTGGTTATCCTGCTCAGCCGTCCGTCGTCGAACTCCTGTACAAGGACGTTTTCCATGGAGCCCTTTCTCGTCCTGAGTCTTCCCACATATATAACCCTGTTTAGCTTGCCCCCGCTCTCGTCCTTCAGAAACATCCTCTCCCTAAGAAGGGTTGGCTTCTGCTTTACCACATCGTACATCAGGATGTTCTCGGCGGCCCGATTGGCTATAGGGACCACCGTCTCGTTCATGAAGAAGGCGGAGATGGCGACCAG from Dethiosulfovibrio russensis carries:
- the lptG gene encoding LPS export ABC transporter permease LptG; translation: MKPRILDRFILKELGSSFLFGVLTFTVILVAGDLLFKIADMLIEKGISLSTVLKLFVYKLPSVVVLTLPMSCLLSTLLSFGRLSSNSEIVALKASGISFQRIARPVLFGASLVAISAFFMNETVVPIANRAAENILMYDVVKQKPTLLRERMFLKDESGGKLNRVIYVGRLRTRKGSMENVLVQEFDDGRLSRITTADEGNWRDGVWTLSDGKAFSVDKEGKVGFLFGFKEQRLPLDLTPTQVARSSLKPDEMSLSQLREHIAIMKAQGANLVPLWVSYHLHIAIPWASLVLALIGAALGVRPQRRGGMGVGFGLSVLIVFAYYVVMSMGRALGESGHIPPLVAAWLANVVFLGFGGLLTLRANR